A single genomic interval of Deltaproteobacteria bacterium harbors:
- a CDS encoding RNA polymerase factor sigma-32: MARKSDDTKTRRPGAGRRPSALPDAQSAALAPAAAGGAAERAAPHDPEDEAEDETEETELVEELEPEEGELEVEALSAQDELALVPMDARGRRDPRALVLSRPSLVRRDPLQAYMNEARRYPLLTPEEEHELAVRYHTTGDLDAARRMVTANLRLVVKIAHEYRKAYQSLLDLVQEGNIGLMHAVKKFDPYRGVKLTSYAAWWIRAYILKFILNNWRLVKIGTTQSQRKLFFNLRREMERLQRLGVEEPAPRLLAERLSVPEHEVQSMQRRLAGQDVSLDAPARSDDPAGGSRLDLVAASSSGPDQLVEEEEFTQRLAAKVREFGQSLDGRDREIFELRTVAEEPLTLQEIGDKYGITRERARQLERRMMNRLREFLREELGDAVQVALGREDDE, from the coding sequence ATGGCCCGTAAGTCCGACGATACGAAGACCCGGCGGCCCGGTGCCGGCCGACGGCCGAGCGCGCTCCCCGACGCGCAGTCCGCAGCGCTCGCGCCCGCCGCTGCCGGCGGGGCCGCGGAGCGTGCCGCACCGCACGACCCCGAGGACGAGGCGGAAGACGAGACGGAGGAGACCGAACTGGTCGAGGAGCTCGAGCCCGAAGAAGGGGAACTCGAGGTGGAGGCGCTGTCGGCGCAGGACGAGCTGGCCCTCGTACCGATGGACGCAAGGGGACGTCGCGACCCGCGCGCGCTCGTGCTCTCCCGGCCCAGCCTGGTGCGACGCGACCCGCTCCAGGCCTACATGAACGAGGCGCGACGCTACCCGCTCCTCACGCCCGAGGAGGAGCACGAGCTCGCCGTGCGCTACCACACGACGGGGGACCTCGACGCGGCCCGACGGATGGTGACCGCCAATCTGCGGCTGGTGGTGAAGATCGCGCACGAGTACCGCAAGGCCTATCAGAGCCTGCTCGACCTCGTGCAAGAGGGGAACATCGGGCTCATGCACGCCGTGAAGAAGTTCGACCCGTATCGGGGGGTCAAGCTCACGTCGTACGCGGCCTGGTGGATCCGCGCCTACATCCTCAAGTTCATCCTGAACAACTGGCGGCTGGTGAAGATCGGCACCACGCAGTCGCAACGAAAGCTGTTCTTCAACTTGCGCCGGGAGATGGAGCGCCTGCAGCGGCTCGGCGTGGAGGAGCCCGCGCCGCGGCTTCTCGCCGAGCGCCTGTCAGTCCCCGAGCACGAGGTGCAGAGCATGCAGCGCCGGCTCGCGGGACAGGACGTGTCCCTCGACGCGCCGGCGCGGTCGGACGACCCCGCCGGAGGAAGCCGACTGGATCTCGTCGCCGCCTCGAGCAGCGGGCCGGATCAGCTCGTCGAGGAGGAGGAGTTCACGCAACGCCTCGCGGCGAAGGTGCGGGAGTTCGGCCAGAGCCTCGACGGGCGCGACCGCGAGATCTTCGAGCTCCGCACCGTGGCGGAGGAACCGCTCACGCTGCAGGAGATCGGTGACAAGTACGGCATCACCCGCGAGCGCGCGCGGCAGCTCGAACGGCGGATGATGAACCGGCTGCGGGAGTTCCTGCGAGAGGAGCTCGGCGACGCGGTGCAGGTCGCGCTCGGGCGCGAGGACGACGAGTGA
- the rsmI gene encoding 16S rRNA (cytidine(1402)-2'-O)-methyltransferase, producing MTDAPKSATATQGELVVVATPIGNLEDITYRAVRTLGEVSLIAAEDTRRARILLARYDIRTPTVSLFAGNEARRTAELLRRLVQGERIALISDAGSPGVSDPGLALVARCLDEGIPVDFLPGPSAVVAALVLSGLPAARFTFLGFLPRKGPERRQILDGLRHRPETLVLFEAPGRVAATLADLAQALGDRPAAVARELTKLHQEVRRGRLGELSAHYAAEAPRGEVTLVVGGGEELPLGLGAEALAEEVARRIGRGESPKSIAAALGGSEGRRRVYQLALAAAGAKTDDNGDVQPAPGSASRES from the coding sequence GTGACCGACGCCCCGAAGAGCGCGACGGCGACGCAGGGAGAGCTGGTCGTGGTCGCCACGCCGATCGGCAACCTCGAAGACATCACCTACCGCGCCGTGCGCACGCTCGGCGAGGTCTCGCTCATCGCCGCGGAGGACACGCGACGCGCGCGCATCCTCCTCGCGCGCTACGACATCCGGACCCCGACCGTCAGCCTCTTCGCGGGCAACGAGGCCCGGCGTACCGCGGAGCTCCTGCGACGCCTCGTACAGGGCGAGCGCATCGCGCTCATCTCGGACGCCGGCTCCCCGGGAGTCTCCGACCCCGGCCTGGCGCTCGTGGCCCGCTGCCTCGACGAGGGGATCCCGGTGGACTTCCTGCCGGGGCCGAGCGCGGTGGTGGCGGCGCTCGTGCTGTCGGGGCTTCCTGCGGCGCGCTTCACTTTCCTCGGTTTTCTACCGCGCAAGGGCCCCGAGCGGCGGCAGATCCTCGACGGGCTGCGCCATCGACCCGAGACGCTGGTCCTGTTCGAGGCCCCGGGGCGCGTGGCGGCCACGCTCGCCGACCTGGCCCAGGCGCTGGGAGACCGCCCCGCCGCCGTCGCCCGGGAGCTCACCAAGCTGCATCAGGAGGTGCGACGCGGACGCCTGGGCGAGCTCTCCGCGCACTACGCCGCGGAGGCCCCGCGCGGCGAGGTCACGCTGGTCGTGGGCGGGGGCGAGGAGCTCCCCCTGGGACTCGGCGCCGAAGCCCTCGCCGAAGAGGTGGCGCGTCGCATCGGCCGTGGTGAGAGTCCGAAGTCCATCGCCGCGGCCCTCGGAGGGTCCGAAGGGCGGCGGCGGGTTTACCAGCTGGCGCTGGCCGCGGCCGGCGCCAAGACCGACGACAACGGCGACGTCCAACCCGCGCCCGGCAGCGCCTCTCGGGAAAGTTGA
- a CDS encoding FHA domain-containing protein, whose protein sequence is MSDPSKSKDATHEVPTVGSGAPGVRANRPQGETGKLWPPKPGAEGSAPVRQPFAAGTEGLCQTMPELGTIPFPRERVRGRRVVRLVSATPGTELSIELQAGVNRIGRQRTDNHIVLVSPQVSRFHSEIDVHDDLILVKDLGSANGTFVNGVRVTEQVVHAGDLIGFSDQFTLRLLIDMALEEPDSVTLAAQAPAEDPMPLARPMASPGLLGRDAVPASLEKRRSQLDALPVAEPPPPAPPPRAPMPRPVAPPAPSPLDLLPQTEPTPPTMDADEGDLLQGLGGGGAEGGEVSVLERERRQLAVLYQVSKRCMTAESLAELDRLLINVLERVVSFDRGFITYQLPSGDWKLVMSPKGDRWERRVVRDLLQTALKSKGTLVVADARTDTRLGRSEHRAEERMLLPLRSRGTPMGAVFLISTKPGSFTAQAADFLSLFADIAALAVVNCARLEAGRS, encoded by the coding sequence GTGAGCGATCCTTCGAAGAGCAAGGACGCAACGCACGAGGTCCCCACGGTCGGATCGGGGGCCCCGGGCGTGCGCGCGAACCGCCCCCAGGGGGAAACGGGGAAGCTCTGGCCTCCCAAGCCGGGGGCCGAGGGGAGCGCGCCGGTGCGGCAGCCCTTTGCCGCGGGCACCGAGGGGCTCTGTCAGACGATGCCGGAGCTGGGCACCATCCCGTTTCCGCGGGAGCGGGTTCGCGGTCGGCGCGTCGTGCGCCTCGTCTCCGCCACCCCCGGCACCGAGCTCAGCATCGAGCTGCAGGCGGGGGTGAACCGCATCGGCCGGCAGCGCACCGACAACCACATCGTCCTCGTGAGCCCGCAGGTCTCTCGCTTTCACTCGGAGATCGACGTCCACGACGATCTCATCCTGGTCAAGGACCTGGGCAGCGCGAACGGCACCTTCGTGAACGGCGTGCGCGTCACCGAGCAGGTCGTGCACGCCGGGGATCTGATCGGGTTCTCCGATCAATTCACGCTGCGGCTGCTCATCGATATGGCCCTCGAGGAGCCCGACTCGGTCACACTGGCGGCGCAGGCGCCGGCCGAAGATCCGATGCCGCTGGCGCGCCCGATGGCTTCCCCCGGCCTTCTCGGCCGGGACGCGGTCCCCGCCTCGCTCGAGAAACGGCGCTCGCAGCTCGACGCGCTCCCCGTGGCGGAGCCGCCGCCGCCCGCGCCGCCGCCCCGCGCGCCGATGCCGCGCCCCGTGGCGCCGCCGGCCCCGTCGCCACTCGACCTTCTGCCGCAGACCGAGCCCACCCCGCCCACGATGGACGCGGACGAGGGGGACCTGCTGCAAGGGCTGGGAGGCGGTGGAGCCGAAGGGGGCGAGGTCTCGGTGCTGGAACGAGAGCGGCGACAGCTGGCGGTGCTCTACCAGGTGAGCAAGCGCTGCATGACCGCCGAGTCCCTCGCCGAGCTGGACCGGCTGCTCATCAACGTGCTCGAGCGCGTGGTCTCCTTCGACCGCGGCTTCATCACCTACCAGCTACCGAGCGGCGACTGGAAGCTCGTGATGTCGCCGAAGGGGGACCGCTGGGAACGCCGCGTGGTGCGAGACCTGTTGCAGACGGCCCTCAAGTCCAAGGGGACCCTCGTGGTGGCCGACGCGCGCACCGACACGCGGCTCGGACGATCGGAGCACCGGGCCGAGGAGCGCATGCTCTTGCCGCTGCGCTCGCGCGGCACGCCGATGGGCGCCGTGTTCCTCATCTCGACCAAGCCGGGCAGCTTCACCGCCCAGGCAGCAGATTTCCTCTCGCTGTTTGCCGACATCGCGGCCCTAGCCGTGGTCAACTGTGCCCGGCTGGAGGCCGGACGCAGCTAA
- a CDS encoding serine/threonine protein kinase translates to MPAERGAPHPASSLALPGEVPSESAFPRRFGDYLLVCPLAEGGMAEVFLARHRRGGVRWQAIKCLRPKLARQERFQQMFDREARLALLLDHPNVVRSREAGAVDGQWFIAMDYVAGQDLSALLRRCRAEKESLPIELAVHLAMMISRGLHYAHSLVGPQGRPLHVVNRDVSPANVRVSYDGEVKLLDFGIAQAALALTSEIGVVKGKLPYMSPEQIRGLPLDRRSDVYSTGVVLHEMLTGRRLFAEESEFELRERVRQSDVAPPSTLNPEVPQALDATVMRALEREPSERFADAAALEAVLAPYTVPDDEARASLATLVQRLFPEAYRAEPSRRSEAPLPEAPRRAPPAAPRASSAVVERAPEPRREPPAPPLADPDLPSPLDEGPSLWIWLTSAALLLTGAGLLYWASRTW, encoded by the coding sequence ATGCCCGCCGAGCGGGGAGCGCCCCATCCAGCGAGCTCGCTCGCATTGCCCGGTGAGGTCCCCTCCGAGAGCGCGTTCCCTCGACGCTTCGGTGACTACCTGCTCGTCTGCCCGCTCGCCGAGGGGGGGATGGCCGAGGTCTTCCTCGCGCGCCACCGTCGCGGCGGCGTCCGGTGGCAAGCGATCAAGTGCCTGCGACCCAAGCTCGCCCGGCAGGAACGCTTCCAGCAGATGTTCGACCGGGAGGCTCGGCTGGCCCTCCTGCTGGACCACCCGAACGTGGTGCGGAGCCGCGAGGCCGGTGCGGTCGACGGGCAGTGGTTCATCGCCATGGACTACGTCGCCGGTCAGGACCTGAGCGCGCTGCTGCGCCGCTGCCGCGCCGAGAAGGAGTCGCTCCCGATCGAGCTCGCCGTCCACCTGGCGATGATGATCTCCCGCGGGCTGCACTACGCGCACTCGCTCGTCGGCCCGCAGGGGCGCCCCCTGCACGTGGTGAACCGCGACGTGAGCCCGGCCAACGTGCGCGTCTCGTACGACGGCGAGGTGAAGCTGCTCGACTTCGGCATCGCGCAGGCCGCGCTGGCCCTGACGAGCGAGATCGGCGTCGTCAAGGGGAAGCTGCCGTACATGTCGCCCGAGCAGATCCGGGGGCTCCCTCTCGACCGACGCTCCGACGTCTACTCGACCGGCGTCGTGCTTCACGAGATGCTCACCGGGCGCCGCCTCTTCGCCGAGGAGAGCGAGTTCGAGCTGCGCGAGCGGGTCAGGCAGTCGGACGTAGCCCCCCCCTCGACCCTCAACCCCGAGGTCCCGCAGGCCCTCGACGCCACGGTGATGCGGGCCCTCGAACGCGAACCCTCCGAGCGCTTCGCCGACGCCGCGGCGCTCGAGGCCGTCCTCGCCCCATACACCGTGCCCGACGACGAGGCGCGGGCCTCGCTCGCCACCCTGGTCCAGCGACTCTTCCCCGAGGCATACCGCGCGGAGCCGTCTCGTAGGAGCGAAGCGCCGCTTCCCGAGGCCCCGAGACGAGCGCCGCCGGCCGCCCCCCGGGCCTCCTCGGCCGTCGTCGAGCGCGCACCCGAGCCGCGGCGCGAACCGCCGGCCCCGCCGCTCGCGGACCCGGACCTCCCCTCCCCTCTCGACGAGGGGCCGAGCCTCTGGATCTGGCTCACCTCCGCCGCGCTCCTCCTCACCGGGGCGGGCCTGCTCTACTGGGCGAGCCGCACGTGGTGA
- a CDS encoding tetratricopeptide repeat protein, whose product MSDRLQLLDALLAPLRAELTGAPSPAWETAVRCRLARLRWDLYDDRTAAEALLSRTPPTCGPAVELRRQLLLDQGEAEAAAQLLEDLAAHPETPAEAAQGALEEAAIIYLFWLGRPVPAAAAAKRARTFASGEARADELLDLALAVSADVETLAERALLEGASPSTMLAAATGVWDRLGRAEVAIDLLRKVLETDPDDLLVIELLLELAGARPQKVDRAPLLKRKLDLLGLHSSSSPEVAALRFEVGRQLTAARRLPEAAELLSLVEPEGNLTVELGPSWADILLWWAKRDLAAQQGDLGALITIYGELSRLAGAPAMARAYRLRLALLLDASRGDHHGALALAEQSLHEQSSDPHAAALVERFRLQGIKPEELLPLYSRQQPLPGRHRGRLLRQAAVLVEAHHHDISTATALRRDGLALLSDPHALGDLERYYRAQGLPARLFDCYRQELATARDPELVAQLCGAMAALRFAAGDLEETERLTREALTAVPDDPLALPLLGLLLKDQRRSDELETVLRAQAQGPGAPANRAAALRALAALASEPVVARHHLEQAYELHPTDLSVLRELAQLHETGGAFTEAVSVWRRLAEAAGDPREAAGAYLEQARVLKERLGQPYPAVQACRRAAELDPASVPALSALQRLYLEQENWADLEEILERLLVIEERPDARLGLLLSLGEVYERADREPDRALRTYAQAARSDPTHPGALARLERLARSHEAWALLVNALESLPPAVPTLELLAEALAELRRLPDLAEVRAQLLALAQTGPQRADRHAELADVLEQLGDPDALLHYQRAVTEFAQHLPALHGLQRLYQRLGDYPGLRTVVELELGIVTERNRRAELLLLLGRCLSEEGDLKAAMSYLEQALALRPDGGIVLQELSRLYRDTFPRELAQVMRQRAEGARDEAARASYALRTAELLAEAGDFPAAWEAYFEAFRTDPANRQVFTLVEGFCLQRHLWTELLMLYDLAIGWVEEGGDAYRPGDLYTRRGQVLLTHLNQPGEAASSYLRALEHDPKSAAVLKALQGIYAQQQDWRGLIEVYERRAGLMPDNELFQLECYREAARIASARLPERDSDTVDLWEEVLRREPTDDEAQEQLERAYRALGKQDRLVDLLQTRLTLAPPTPATLAKRLELASYCETELEDPGRAAQLYESAREIDPRSEPALRALARIYEATSQWESCAAVLRDLIQVERSANDRSLLYFKCGSIFEARFGNEEEAITLYRASLHESPGCIPALQGLRDLHQRRGDWEEVLQTLELERKLWDGPREQAGVLTRMAEIRLRQLRDPEGAAALYDRALAAQPDYEPALLALFNLSVERDDHERALRLASRLASRMGADGDAPRRSQFFARKGQLLARTQPAEAAQCLVQALELNPGNNEALAVLVDLCRSTPDGYDFAAAISRLLEQLKADGNRRGLSLLLVAEGLLAQRRGEAERAVELYQQARQAGPDELLPAQTLAELHLALQQPHEAVAVLEDLATHAPTELRVRALTLLGDAWSVQLDDAQRAAEAYSRALDLAPDDVPAAFGLAQASYVAQDFAGARATMEALVQRASSLDTLKPSVRASLEHYLGVTLLRTGARSEALVAFRRALQQDPLCVEAALSFAAQLVEKNDGQGAEELLSHTLHELNEAGRRADAVGLRRGLGRVQRARGRLRASQAEYAALVDSSDGDLADRIVLAELQAADQRDLGGAIQQLHRLVVDDGVQLAVLPSLAEVYRLRGDEERAGRVLRVWQACGGLEREDDPTLQGATGDVDHWPTRCLDAPLWRLLAPPLPDARVEQLWEVVCEPLERLFPLELADDGFAADEVGDETFSATIQRALWVLGFDALVEVAPDVPGGVLADPRGRPRIVLDQVFLTEAALELAFVVARSAQLLMSGHALVARLAAEDRRQLAELLAQLLRPPAERSAETDPFLDQLPPTAVAQIDEIAAAYQRDLRGGSPREQPARWLGHVERTANHAGLVACGDIAAALRMMALLSDEELASGPLSGLATSLTPDGSELIQYYLSETYDQLRRRLGGSEPHSATLAERT is encoded by the coding sequence GTGAGCGATCGCCTCCAGCTCCTCGACGCGCTCCTCGCACCGCTTCGCGCCGAGCTCACCGGTGCACCGAGCCCTGCCTGGGAGACGGCCGTGCGCTGCCGGCTGGCGCGCCTTCGCTGGGACCTCTACGACGACCGCACCGCCGCGGAGGCGCTGCTCTCGCGGACACCACCCACCTGCGGACCGGCGGTCGAGCTGAGACGACAGCTCCTCCTCGACCAGGGGGAGGCGGAGGCCGCGGCGCAGCTCCTCGAGGACCTCGCCGCGCACCCGGAAACGCCAGCCGAGGCGGCCCAGGGAGCGCTCGAGGAGGCCGCGATCATCTACCTCTTCTGGCTCGGTCGCCCCGTGCCGGCCGCCGCCGCCGCCAAGCGCGCGCGCACCTTCGCGAGCGGCGAGGCCCGCGCCGACGAGCTCCTCGATCTGGCGCTGGCCGTGAGCGCCGACGTCGAGACCCTCGCCGAGCGCGCGCTCCTCGAGGGCGCGTCGCCATCGACGATGCTCGCCGCCGCGACGGGGGTCTGGGACCGACTCGGCCGCGCCGAGGTCGCCATCGATCTCCTGCGCAAGGTGCTCGAGACGGACCCGGACGACCTGCTCGTGATCGAGCTGCTCCTCGAGCTCGCCGGCGCGCGGCCCCAAAAGGTCGATCGCGCGCCGCTGCTGAAGCGCAAGCTCGACCTGCTGGGCCTCCATTCCTCGTCGAGCCCGGAGGTGGCGGCCCTCCGCTTCGAGGTCGGACGGCAGCTGACCGCCGCCCGCCGGCTCCCGGAGGCGGCCGAGCTCCTCTCCCTCGTCGAGCCGGAAGGGAACCTGACCGTCGAGCTGGGTCCGAGCTGGGCGGACATCCTGCTCTGGTGGGCCAAGCGAGACCTCGCCGCGCAGCAGGGAGACCTCGGCGCGCTGATCACGATCTACGGCGAGCTGAGCCGCCTCGCGGGCGCCCCCGCGATGGCCCGCGCCTACCGCCTCCGCCTGGCGCTGCTGCTCGACGCGAGCCGCGGCGATCACCACGGAGCGCTCGCCCTGGCCGAGCAGTCCCTGCACGAACAGTCGTCCGACCCCCACGCGGCGGCGCTCGTCGAAAGGTTCCGCCTGCAGGGGATCAAGCCCGAGGAGTTGCTCCCGCTCTACAGCCGCCAGCAGCCGCTCCCCGGACGGCACCGCGGCCGGCTGCTGCGGCAGGCGGCGGTGCTCGTCGAGGCGCACCACCACGACATCTCGACCGCCACGGCCCTGCGGCGCGACGGCCTGGCGCTGCTTTCGGACCCGCACGCCCTCGGCGACCTCGAGCGCTACTACCGCGCGCAGGGCTTGCCCGCTCGCCTCTTCGACTGCTACCGCCAGGAGCTGGCGACGGCCCGCGACCCGGAGCTGGTAGCGCAGCTCTGTGGGGCGATGGCGGCCCTCCGTTTCGCCGCCGGCGACCTCGAGGAGACGGAGCGCCTGACGCGCGAGGCGCTGACCGCCGTCCCCGACGACCCGCTGGCCCTGCCGCTGCTCGGGCTCCTCCTCAAGGACCAGCGTCGCAGTGACGAGCTCGAAACGGTGCTGCGCGCGCAGGCCCAGGGTCCCGGCGCCCCGGCCAACCGCGCCGCAGCGCTGCGGGCTCTCGCGGCGCTGGCGAGCGAGCCCGTGGTGGCGCGCCATCACCTCGAACAGGCCTACGAGCTCCACCCGACCGACCTGTCGGTGCTCCGAGAGCTGGCCCAGCTCCACGAGACGGGGGGCGCCTTCACCGAGGCCGTCAGCGTCTGGCGTCGGCTCGCCGAGGCCGCCGGCGACCCCCGGGAGGCCGCTGGAGCCTACCTCGAGCAGGCGCGCGTGCTGAAGGAGCGCCTCGGCCAGCCCTATCCCGCGGTCCAGGCCTGTCGCCGGGCGGCCGAGCTCGACCCCGCGTCGGTGCCGGCCCTCTCGGCGCTGCAGCGTCTCTACCTCGAGCAGGAGAACTGGGCGGACCTGGAGGAGATTCTAGAACGCCTGCTCGTTATCGAGGAGCGCCCCGATGCCCGCCTCGGGCTCCTCCTCTCCCTCGGAGAGGTCTACGAGCGAGCCGACCGCGAGCCCGACCGTGCCCTGCGAACCTACGCGCAGGCGGCCCGCTCCGACCCGACGCACCCGGGCGCCCTGGCGCGCCTCGAACGCTTGGCCCGCAGCCACGAGGCCTGGGCCTTGCTGGTGAACGCCCTCGAGAGCCTTCCGCCCGCGGTCCCCACGCTCGAGCTCCTGGCCGAGGCGCTGGCGGAGCTCCGGCGGCTCCCCGACCTGGCGGAGGTTCGCGCGCAGCTCCTCGCGCTGGCCCAGACCGGACCGCAACGGGCCGACAGGCACGCCGAGCTCGCCGACGTGCTCGAGCAGCTCGGGGACCCCGACGCGCTCCTCCACTACCAGCGTGCTGTGACCGAGTTTGCGCAGCATCTCCCCGCCCTCCACGGCCTCCAGCGCCTCTATCAGCGACTGGGGGACTATCCGGGCCTGCGCACGGTGGTCGAGCTGGAGCTCGGCATCGTCACCGAACGCAACCGCCGCGCCGAGCTCTTGCTGCTGCTCGGGCGCTGCCTCTCGGAGGAGGGGGACCTCAAGGCCGCCATGAGCTACCTGGAGCAGGCCCTCGCGCTCCGGCCCGACGGCGGGATCGTGCTCCAGGAGCTCTCGCGCCTCTATCGCGACACCTTCCCTCGAGAGCTCGCGCAGGTCATGCGGCAGCGCGCCGAGGGGGCCCGCGACGAGGCGGCGCGCGCCTCGTACGCCCTGCGCACGGCCGAGCTGCTGGCCGAGGCGGGCGACTTCCCCGCCGCGTGGGAAGCCTACTTCGAGGCCTTCCGCACCGACCCGGCGAACCGGCAGGTCTTCACGCTCGTCGAGGGGTTCTGCCTGCAGCGCCACCTGTGGACCGAGCTGCTCATGCTCTACGACCTGGCGATCGGCTGGGTCGAGGAGGGGGGCGACGCGTACCGCCCGGGAGACCTCTACACGCGGCGCGGGCAGGTGCTCCTCACGCACCTGAACCAGCCGGGAGAGGCGGCGTCGAGCTACCTCAGGGCGCTCGAGCACGACCCGAAGAGCGCCGCGGTGCTCAAGGCCCTGCAGGGCATCTATGCCCAGCAGCAGGACTGGCGCGGACTGATCGAGGTCTACGAGCGGCGAGCCGGGCTGATGCCCGACAACGAGCTCTTCCAGCTCGAGTGCTACCGCGAGGCGGCTCGCATCGCCAGCGCCCGCCTTCCGGAGCGGGACAGCGACACCGTCGATCTCTGGGAGGAGGTGCTGCGCCGCGAACCGACCGACGACGAGGCGCAGGAACAGCTCGAGCGAGCCTACCGCGCCCTCGGCAAGCAGGACCGGCTGGTGGACCTGCTCCAGACGCGGCTGACGCTTGCGCCGCCCACGCCGGCGACCCTCGCCAAACGGCTCGAGCTGGCGTCGTACTGCGAGACCGAGCTCGAGGACCCGGGTCGTGCCGCGCAGCTCTACGAGAGCGCCCGGGAGATCGACCCACGCTCCGAGCCCGCGCTGCGCGCGCTGGCGCGCATCTACGAGGCCACGAGCCAGTGGGAGAGCTGCGCCGCGGTCCTGCGCGACCTGATCCAGGTCGAACGCAGCGCAAACGACCGCTCGCTGCTCTACTTCAAGTGTGGCTCGATCTTCGAGGCCCGCTTCGGCAACGAGGAAGAGGCGATCACGCTCTATCGCGCGTCGCTGCACGAATCTCCCGGCTGCATTCCGGCGCTGCAGGGGCTGCGGGACCTCCACCAGCGCCGCGGCGACTGGGAAGAGGTGCTCCAGACGCTGGAGCTCGAACGAAAGCTCTGGGACGGCCCGCGCGAGCAGGCCGGGGTGCTGACCCGCATGGCCGAGATTCGCCTGCGGCAGCTCCGGGACCCGGAGGGCGCGGCCGCGCTCTACGACCGCGCGCTCGCCGCCCAGCCCGACTACGAGCCGGCGCTCCTCGCGCTCTTCAACCTCTCGGTGGAGCGGGACGACCACGAACGCGCGCTCCGTCTCGCCTCCCGCCTCGCCTCGCGCATGGGGGCCGACGGGGACGCTCCGCGACGCAGCCAGTTCTTCGCCCGCAAGGGACAGCTGCTCGCACGGACCCAGCCCGCGGAGGCGGCCCAGTGCCTGGTCCAGGCCCTCGAGCTGAACCCGGGGAACAACGAGGCGCTGGCCGTGCTCGTCGATCTGTGTCGGTCTACGCCCGACGGCTACGACTTCGCCGCGGCCATCTCGCGCCTGCTCGAGCAACTGAAGGCCGACGGAAATCGGCGTGGCCTCTCGCTCCTCCTCGTCGCCGAAGGGCTGCTCGCGCAGCGGCGCGGCGAGGCCGAGCGCGCGGTCGAGCTTTACCAGCAAGCCCGTCAGGCCGGCCCCGACGAGCTCCTTCCGGCCCAGACCCTCGCCGAGCTCCACCTGGCGCTGCAGCAGCCCCACGAGGCGGTGGCGGTGCTCGAGGACCTCGCGACCCACGCGCCGACCGAACTCCGCGTCCGCGCGCTCACGCTCCTCGGCGACGCCTGGTCGGTCCAGCTGGACGACGCGCAGCGGGCGGCCGAGGCCTACTCCCGCGCCCTCGACCTGGCCCCGGACGACGTGCCGGCGGCCTTCGGACTCGCACAAGCCTCGTACGTGGCGCAGGACTTCGCCGGCGCGCGCGCGACGATGGAGGCGCTGGTGCAACGCGCCAGCTCGCTCGACACCTTGAAGCCCTCCGTGCGCGCTTCGCTCGAGCACTACCTCGGCGTGACGCTCCTCCGCACCGGAGCGCGCTCCGAGGCTCTCGTGGCCTTCCGTCGCGCTTTGCAGCAGGACCCGCTGTGCGTCGAGGCAGCCCTCTCCTTCGCCGCGCAGCTCGTGGAGAAAAACGACGGTCAGGGGGCCGAGGAGCTGCTGTCGCACACCCTGCACGAGCTCAACGAGGCCGGGCGACGCGCCGACGCCGTCGGGCTCCGCCGGGGACTCGGTCGCGTACAGCGCGCGCGGGGGCGTCTGCGCGCCTCACAGGCCGAATACGCGGCGCTCGTCGACAGCAGCGACGGCGACCTCGCCGATCGGATCGTGCTGGCGGAGCTGCAGGCCGCAGACCAGCGCGACCTCGGCGGCGCGATCCAGCAGCTCCATCGCCTCGTGGTCGACGACGGGGTGCAGCTCGCCGTCCTCCCCTCGCTGGCCGAGGTGTATCGCCTGCGCGGGGACGAGGAGCGCGCGGGGCGGGTGCTCCGGGTCTGGCAGGCGTGCGGCGGACTCGAGCGCGAGGACGACCCGACCCTGCAGGGAGCGACGGGGGACGTGGACCATTGGCCCACCCGCTGCCTCGACGCACCGCTCTGGCGACTCCTCGCGCCGCCGCTCCCCGACGCCCGGGTCGAACAGCTCTGGGAGGTGGTCTGCGAACCGCTCGAGCGCCTCTTCCCGCTCGAGCTCGCGGACGACGGCTTCGCCGCCGACGAGGTGGGGGACGAGACCTTCTCCGCCACGATCCAGCGCGCGCTCTGGGTCCTCGGCTTCGACGCGCTGGTCGAGGTGGCGCCCGACGTCCCCGGCGGCGTCCTCGCCGACCCGCGCGGCCGTCCGCGCATCGTCCTCGACCAGGTGTTCCTCACCGAGGCGGCGCTCGAGCTCGCGTTCGTGGTGGCCCGCAGCGCTCAGCTCCTCATGTCGGGCCACGCGCTGGTCGCGCGGCTCGCCGCCGAGGATCGGCGCCAGCTCGCCGAGCTTCTCGCCCAGCTCCTGCGACCGCCCGCCGAGCGGAGCGCGGAGACGGACCCCTTCCTGGACCAGCTTCCGCCGACGGCCGTGGCGCAGATCGACGAGATCGCGGCGGCCTACCAGCGCGACCTCCGCGGCGGGTCCCCGCGCGAGCAGCCCGCCCGGTGGCTCGGGCACGTCGAGCGCACGGCCAACCACGCGGGGCTCGTCGCCTGCGGTGACATCGCCGCCGCGCTGCGCATGATGGCCCTCCTCTCCGACGAGGAGCTGGCCTCCGGACCGCTCTCGGGGCTCGCCACGTCGCTCACCCCCGACGGGAGCGAGCTGATTCAGTACTACCTTTCTGAAACGTACGATCAGCTTCGGCGGCGGCTCGGCGGGAGCGAGCCCCACTCCGCCACCTTGGCCGAGAGGACGTAG